A single genomic interval of uncultured Pseudodesulfovibrio sp. harbors:
- a CDS encoding site-specific integrase: MDLRHQAKKLLGKNRRASKLTQYKNAGQVKRLCDSIQEKYGLENIRNLKTKHIFGIFEELKEKGLSPSSLASYATAARTLAAALGKQNIVPRTNKELGITRSGNRLRPVQADMAHSHAITKQLYGKEEWLGLAAEMREQFGLRAKESLLSHETRDGELIVQGSKGGRPRTVKIRSECQRDILERVQAHIEANRKISLIPPDLSLKQGLKKQANLLHRLGATKENASHAHSLRHHYAQQLIQAGLSKQEVSEELGHSREEIVAHYVPK, from the coding sequence ATGGATTTACGTCATCAGGCCAAAAAACTACTTGGGAAAAATCGACGAGCCTCAAAACTGACACAGTATAAAAACGCTGGTCAGGTCAAAAGGCTTTGCGATTCTATCCAAGAGAAATATGGCCTTGAGAATATTCGCAACCTCAAAACAAAGCACATTTTCGGAATTTTTGAAGAACTGAAAGAAAAAGGGCTTAGCCCCTCTTCCCTTGCCAGCTATGCAACAGCAGCGAGGACGCTTGCTGCTGCCCTCGGAAAGCAGAACATCGTTCCTCGAACAAATAAAGAACTCGGCATCACTCGATCTGGAAACAGGCTAAGGCCTGTCCAAGCAGACATGGCCCACTCTCACGCCATAACAAAGCAATTATATGGCAAAGAGGAATGGTTAGGCTTGGCAGCAGAAATGAGAGAACAATTTGGCCTTCGAGCCAAAGAAAGTCTGCTCTCACATGAAACAAGAGACGGGGAATTAATTGTCCAGGGCAGCAAAGGAGGCCGGCCTAGAACTGTCAAGATTCGCTCTGAATGCCAGCGAGATATTCTTGAACGAGTGCAAGCTCATATTGAGGCAAACAGGAAAATATCTTTAATTCCACCTGACCTCAGTTTAAAACAGGGATTGAAAAAACAAGCCAACTTGCTTCACAGACTCGGAGCGACCAAAGAAAATGCCTCACACGCCCACTCGCTAAGACATCACTATGCACAGCAGCTTATCCAAGCAGGCCTGAGCAAACAGGAAGTTTCAGAGGAACTCGGCCACTCGCGTGAAGAAATTGTAGCCCACTACGTACCGAAATAA
- a CDS encoding Cthe_2314 family HEPN domain-containing protein, giving the protein MLDSNFSKLIVEDLTAIIPNSAEELRNSVSYDDPPKHISYQHGSAKWLLEVDKTYLQLTTLPKYFDLCSNKLLEENNIEIPLHMRIFMEHYLIKVSSHIDKCAQLANHVFQVGIKPRNVTRKSLLSKIKYYETKKNFKHLVKFTNQIQQKRNAIVHKSSDIDSNLNEIDTLSIIAAHNKKYKALYDELCKNYNNGIRELCEELNKTIEEHTINFLNSLTEQYSIVNERLK; this is encoded by the coding sequence ATGCTAGATTCTAACTTTTCAAAATTAATTGTAGAAGATTTGACTGCAATCATCCCAAACAGCGCAGAAGAGTTAAGAAACTCTGTCAGCTACGACGATCCACCGAAGCATATCTCTTATCAACACGGCTCAGCCAAATGGCTACTTGAAGTAGACAAGACCTATCTTCAACTCACCACTCTGCCTAAATATTTTGATCTGTGTAGTAATAAATTGCTCGAAGAAAACAACATAGAAATACCACTCCACATGAGAATATTCATGGAGCATTATCTCATAAAAGTATCTTCACACATCGACAAGTGTGCACAACTTGCCAATCATGTTTTTCAAGTTGGGATTAAGCCAAGAAACGTAACAAGAAAATCACTGCTCTCAAAAATTAAATACTATGAAACCAAAAAAAATTTTAAGCATCTTGTAAAATTCACAAACCAGATTCAACAAAAAAGGAATGCTATTGTACACAAGTCATCTGACATAGATTCAAATCTAAATGAAATTGACACACTGTCAATTATTGCTGCGCACAATAAAAAATACAAAGCGCTATATGATGAATTGTGCAAGAACTACAATAATGGGATTCGTGAATTGTGTGAAGAGCTTAATAAAACAATCGAAGAACACACTATCAACTTTCTTAACTCACTCACTGAACAGTATTCGATTGTCAATGAGCGACTAAAATAA
- a CDS encoding protein-glutamate O-methyltransferase CheR: protein MSSLFSKTISLGKELKITDQEFIGLRDFIYAQCGIYIADNRKYLLENRLGNRLKKLNLKNFDEYYNFLRFDVGKANELKKLFEVITTNETSFYRNPPQLQVFQEKVLSEVLKERRANGKSLRIWSAGCSTGEEPYTISMIIHELLKGEVGSWDIRITANDLSERVLESARKGVYNDYTLRTTPEDIAKRYFDMNGGTNKIKPEVKKLVSFGQINLKDRMQLKRVERSQIIFCRNVIIYFDDEMKRQVINAFYDNLLPGGYLFIGHSESLHNITRAFKPIHFPGAIIYRKEA from the coding sequence ATGTCTTCCCTTTTTTCCAAGACCATATCCCTTGGCAAGGAACTTAAGATTACGGATCAGGAGTTCATTGGCCTGCGGGATTTCATTTATGCTCAGTGTGGTATCTACATCGCGGACAACCGTAAATATTTGTTGGAAAATCGTCTCGGGAACCGGCTCAAGAAGCTGAATCTCAAGAACTTTGATGAGTATTACAATTTTTTGCGGTTTGATGTGGGAAAGGCGAATGAACTGAAAAAGCTTTTTGAAGTCATTACGACGAATGAAACCAGCTTTTACCGAAACCCACCGCAGTTGCAGGTGTTTCAGGAAAAGGTGCTCTCCGAGGTCCTCAAGGAGCGCCGTGCCAATGGAAAGAGTCTTCGAATCTGGTCCGCCGGTTGTTCAACGGGCGAGGAACCGTATACGATTTCCATGATCATTCATGAATTGCTGAAAGGCGAGGTTGGTTCCTGGGACATCAGGATCACTGCCAATGATTTGTCGGAACGCGTTCTGGAGTCGGCTCGAAAGGGTGTCTACAATGATTACACCCTGCGTACGACACCGGAAGACATTGCAAAGCGTTATTTCGATATGAATGGCGGAACCAACAAGATCAAGCCGGAAGTCAAGAAGCTTGTGAGTTTCGGGCAGATTAACCTGAAAGACCGGATGCAGTTGAAGCGTGTGGAGCGGTCACAGATAATTTTCTGTCGAAATGTCATTATTTATTTTGATGATGAAATGAAAAGGCAAGTTATTAACGCCTTTTATGACAACCTGTTGCCCGGTGGCTATTTGTTTATCGGCCATTCCGAGTCCCTGCACAACATTACCCGTGCCTTCAAGCCCATACATTTCCCGGGTGCCATTATTTACAGGAAGGAAGCATAG
- a CDS encoding glycine zipper domain-containing protein, with product MSIITRSVAANRVVASLLIVCFLLAGCQASKQNTGTAAGAMLGGVAGMFFGKGAGKVLAIGIGALAGGFIGNQIGSYLDEQDRLALQQESAKALAKSDDGETVKWENPDTEAKAEITVVKTETIQREIPIVRQKEVQKPGKLVLIGEPYEILTDSNVRFGPSTEYGVAEVLPKGSVLLAVGQVEGKNWILVNQNRQAIGYIHASLIGKKGTLAAQEAAKEEVTAKQEVAQIEATMAPALDLDSLPDDMQMAQAVRPAVDLDEMVASYPDDETTDDLVAEKVEVEAPARTVKMKVTTPKGEEETTVVVSKGTDGAWEIL from the coding sequence GTGTCTATTATTACTCGTAGTGTCGCTGCTAATCGTGTTGTTGCCTCTTTGCTCATAGTGTGTTTTTTGCTTGCTGGATGCCAAGCCTCTAAACAAAACACTGGCACTGCTGCTGGTGCTATGTTGGGCGGCGTTGCTGGTATGTTCTTTGGGAAAGGGGCTGGTAAAGTGCTAGCCATAGGAATTGGCGCATTGGCTGGCGGTTTCATTGGGAACCAGATTGGTAGCTATCTTGACGAGCAAGATCGTCTGGCCCTTCAGCAAGAGTCTGCTAAGGCTCTTGCTAAATCTGATGATGGTGAGACTGTGAAGTGGGAAAATCCCGACACTGAAGCGAAGGCAGAGATTACTGTCGTCAAGACGGAAACTATTCAGCGTGAGATTCCGATTGTCCGTCAGAAAGAAGTGCAAAAGCCTGGAAAGCTGGTTTTGATCGGGGAGCCTTATGAAATCTTAACTGATTCCAACGTCCGGTTTGGCCCCTCTACTGAATATGGCGTTGCTGAGGTTCTGCCTAAAGGCAGTGTGCTTTTGGCTGTGGGCCAAGTTGAGGGGAAGAATTGGATTTTGGTTAACCAGAATCGTCAGGCCATTGGTTACATTCACGCCTCCCTGATAGGCAAGAAGGGCACTCTTGCTGCACAAGAGGCTGCTAAGGAAGAGGTAACGGCAAAACAAGAGGTTGCTCAGATCGAGGCTACCATGGCCCCCGCTCTCGATCTCGACAGCCTCCCGGATGATATGCAGATGGCTCAAGCTGTCCGCCCTGCCGTTGATTTGGATGAAATGGTTGCCTCCTATCCTGATGACGAAACTACTGATGATCTTGTTGCAGAAAAGGTTGAAGTTGAAGCTCCTGCTCGTACTGTGAAGATGAAAGTAACTACTCCGAAAGGCGAGGAAGAAACTACTGTTGTTGTCAGTAAAGGGACCGATGGAGCTTGGGAGATTCTGTAA
- a CDS encoding DUF4852 domain-containing protein, translated as MYFQFKSIAIVGCLILLSSIVANASASHRLAYSKKMGAEVFADQVDGAWCQDAVKIKVYLDDSSPLLKGGLESFLQKVGTVLKKDCGSVLSASFDVYKKDKKTLVSSYSSSSQTAWAIVQRELNKKDTEDTPKPVQIASKKVFYGNGFEGLFVNYFRFNLDQLDQNDYRWWARNKFGKEYRKVRRQEFKLNSLIEKSKNDFANTLTELDEDIVSLVVQSSIGNYDFDKQQFRLNSSLKKWNVQNPYLYEDNFYKDTVNNFVVEIEGADLLRDVVMAPALAEKFISRRTNKWDRVDRAVYVKINFEVDRASYSKSGKSIIVNGKLHSGTVYNTNKLSTEILSIENSKIESLLAEMKVRQEAAEKAEKERIERERIAAEAKRKEQEKKRFLAQKQLYIARLKEAPLSVRLASYLHEESLMRFQYLDSLANARAIAAINEKPVAVGMLVQMDEDGREKVETRWPGMLNINVSDESPELQSAKWYLVDGFLSVENNGKLESAELNVTHVHACQQDMCTDLADPTVIVDRYMKMKFSEGEN; from the coding sequence ATGTATTTTCAATTTAAATCCATTGCAATTGTTGGCTGTTTGATCCTTTTGTCTAGCATTGTTGCTAACGCCTCCGCATCGCACCGTCTTGCATATTCTAAGAAAATGGGAGCGGAAGTTTTTGCTGACCAAGTTGATGGAGCTTGGTGTCAGGATGCAGTAAAAATTAAAGTTTATCTTGATGATTCAAGTCCATTGTTAAAAGGGGGGCTTGAGAGCTTTCTTCAAAAAGTGGGCACTGTGCTGAAAAAGGATTGCGGGTCTGTGCTATCTGCTTCCTTTGATGTGTATAAAAAAGATAAAAAAACTTTAGTCTCTTCATATAGCTCTTCTTCTCAAACGGCTTGGGCTATTGTGCAAAGAGAATTGAATAAAAAAGACACAGAGGACACTCCAAAACCTGTCCAGATAGCCTCGAAAAAAGTTTTTTATGGTAATGGTTTTGAAGGACTGTTTGTTAATTATTTTAGGTTTAATCTAGATCAGCTTGATCAAAATGATTATCGTTGGTGGGCTCGGAATAAGTTTGGAAAAGAGTACAGGAAGGTTCGTAGGCAGGAGTTCAAGCTTAATTCATTGATCGAGAAATCCAAAAATGATTTTGCCAATACATTGACCGAATTGGATGAGGATATAGTCTCATTGGTCGTTCAATCGTCCATCGGTAATTATGACTTTGATAAGCAGCAATTTAGGTTGAATTCATCGCTCAAGAAATGGAACGTGCAAAACCCTTATCTTTATGAAGATAATTTTTATAAAGATACGGTCAATAATTTTGTCGTTGAAATCGAAGGCGCGGATTTGCTGCGAGATGTTGTGATGGCACCTGCTTTAGCCGAGAAGTTTATCTCAAGGCGAACCAATAAATGGGATAGAGTCGATAGAGCCGTTTACGTAAAAATTAATTTTGAAGTAGACCGTGCCAGCTACTCTAAGAGTGGCAAAAGTATTATAGTGAATGGGAAGTTGCATAGCGGAACGGTCTACAATACCAACAAACTTTCTACTGAGATTCTTTCTATCGAGAATAGTAAAATTGAGAGCCTGCTTGCAGAGATGAAAGTTCGGCAAGAAGCGGCCGAGAAGGCAGAGAAAGAGCGTATCGAGAGAGAGCGCATAGCGGCCGAGGCAAAGCGTAAGGAGCAGGAAAAGAAAAGATTTCTCGCACAAAAGCAATTGTATATTGCTAGGCTGAAAGAGGCTCCGTTAAGCGTCCGGCTTGCTAGCTATTTGCATGAAGAGTCATTAATGCGGTTTCAGTATTTAGACAGTTTGGCAAACGCAAGAGCTATAGCAGCGATTAATGAGAAGCCTGTTGCGGTAGGGATGCTTGTCCAAATGGATGAAGATGGCCGTGAAAAGGTAGAGACTCGATGGCCGGGAATGCTCAATATCAATGTTTCGGATGAGTCTCCAGAGCTGCAATCGGCAAAGTGGTATTTAGTAGATGGTTTTCTGAGTGTTGAAAACAACGGAAAATTAGAGTCAGCAGAACTAAATGTTACACACGTGCATGCATGCCAACAGGATATGTGTACTGACCTTGCTGATCCTACTGTGATTGTCGATAGATATATGAAAATGAAGTTCTCAGAAGGGGAAAACTAA
- a CDS encoding chemotaxis response regulator protein-glutamate methylesterase, with translation MIKVLVVDDSAFMRKAISTMLDKDPGIKVVGAARDGQEGLELVRKLDPDVVTMDIEMPKMDGLTALRHIMMEAPRPVLMVSSLTTEGAESTLKAMELGAVDFIPKQLSKVSLDIIKIEKDLIDRVKTVAARKMRHVSPRAAKPKPAVAPRSAARPSPTGRPIRDVVAIGVSTGGPPVVQKILSLLPADFPAGIVIAQHMPAAFTGPFAKRLDSVSKLSVKEAEPGDVLRPGHAFVAPGGRHLVLDQKVSRIDVVVTDDPVEELYKPSANVLISSVAKAVGKRGLSVILTGMGNDGCEGVRDLKNKGGRALAQSDSTCVVYGMPKAIVDENLADEIVDLDDMAEAIVANLYK, from the coding sequence GTGATTAAAGTTCTTGTCGTGGATGATTCCGCCTTCATGCGGAAAGCCATCAGCACGATGCTTGATAAGGATCCGGGAATCAAGGTTGTCGGTGCTGCCCGCGATGGGCAGGAAGGGCTTGAGCTTGTGCGGAAGCTTGATCCCGATGTCGTGACCATGGATATCGAGATGCCCAAAATGGACGGTCTGACCGCCCTGAGGCATATCATGATGGAGGCCCCCCGACCTGTCTTGATGGTCAGCTCCCTGACCACGGAAGGTGCGGAGTCCACCCTCAAGGCCATGGAGCTTGGGGCTGTCGATTTCATTCCCAAACAACTTTCAAAGGTTTCTCTCGATATTATCAAGATTGAAAAAGATCTTATAGATCGGGTGAAAACCGTTGCCGCCCGCAAGATGCGGCATGTCTCTCCAAGAGCTGCCAAACCGAAACCTGCGGTCGCACCAAGGTCGGCAGCCAGACCTTCTCCCACTGGCAGGCCGATTCGTGATGTGGTCGCCATTGGCGTTTCCACCGGCGGGCCGCCTGTGGTTCAGAAGATTCTTTCCCTGCTTCCTGCGGATTTCCCGGCGGGTATCGTCATTGCACAGCATATGCCTGCGGCTTTCACCGGGCCTTTTGCAAAGCGGCTGGACAGCGTCAGCAAGCTTTCCGTCAAGGAAGCCGAGCCGGGTGACGTCCTGCGTCCCGGGCATGCGTTTGTTGCCCCCGGCGGGCGGCATCTCGTGCTCGATCAGAAAGTCAGCCGTATCGACGTGGTCGTGACGGATGATCCCGTGGAAGAATTGTACAAACCGTCGGCCAACGTACTCATCAGCTCCGTTGCCAAGGCGGTCGGAAAGCGCGGGTTGAGCGTTATCCTGACCGGCATGGGCAACGACGGTTGCGAAGGTGTCCGTGATCTCAAGAACAAGGGTGGGCGCGCTTTGGCTCAGAGTGATTCCACCTGTGTCGTCTATGGGATGCCCAAGGCCATCGTGGATGAAAATCTTGCAGACGAGATCGTCGATTTGGATGACATGGCTGAAGCCATTGTTGCCAATCTGTACAAATAA
- a CDS encoding response regulator, whose product MPKHILIVDDSKTVRNLVAFIMKKEGFKVTTAEDGLDGLEKLYSASEVDLIVSDVNMPRMDGLTFIKTVREQEAYRDIPIVVLSTEGQDRDIQTGLTVGANLYMVKPAQPEKLVRNVKMLLG is encoded by the coding sequence ATGCCTAAACATATTCTGATAGTAGACGATTCAAAGACTGTGCGAAATCTTGTCGCCTTTATCATGAAAAAGGAAGGATTCAAGGTAACCACGGCAGAAGACGGGCTGGATGGTTTGGAGAAATTGTACAGTGCCAGTGAAGTAGATTTGATAGTTTCAGACGTTAATATGCCGCGTATGGACGGATTGACTTTTATCAAGACGGTGCGTGAGCAGGAAGCATACAGGGATATCCCCATTGTGGTTTTGTCTACCGAAGGGCAGGATAGGGATATCCAGACCGGCTTGACGGTTGGGGCCAACTTGTACATGGTCAAACCTGCACAACCGGAAAAGCTTGTACGAAATGTCAAAATGTTGCTTGGCTAG
- a CDS encoding HEAT repeat domain-containing protein — protein sequence MSNCTEYLVLLKSDDNEIVREGAFRAGEENCVEAVETLAELLQTNHLGIQEAADSSLRKIGGKATVQAVLPLLRSDDAPVRNLSMDILREVGSQDMASLISLVQDEDPDIRIFMTDILGSTGNVLAVEPLCEALLKDPEVNVRYQAAVSLGELGKPEAAPCLNKAIGDEEWVQYSVIEALTKIGHASSVDALVKALDGASDLVASMIIDSLGELGNVKAVSMLLRRMDDAPTALRNKIVKAVVRILGGKSLTLLNEEERERFRKYLIVALDDEEIEIQDAAIQGLAHVGGELASECILRIASALDQDRDQERLSSIIGSLAKIGLTEALKAGILSDDTDMGRVSVQVLSLISPDQCDGEHAVCKVLMDAFWKVGLPIQRQIVSVAADRGSERAKDFFIRILDEHTDGTVLKGAVYFLGEKLRLQEVAGKIFQLLDHQYDDVKEAALEACIAIGSPEVQEHFREMFGSEEPVHRLMATYAFGKLGAVDNLEYLKQALEDEVPDIRKVAIEALASSCDISNDWRTLVLPKLDDESKDVRLTVIEVMGQCYAEDFIPHLIDALDDADDWVKIRAVDALGEHKSEQALPKFVEMLGSSNRFVVMKVIEGLGNIGGTAAFEALLEITNSDEYELVTAAEEAIVKIQESQE from the coding sequence ATGTCGAATTGCACTGAATATCTTGTTCTTTTGAAGAGTGACGACAATGAAATCGTTCGTGAGGGAGCGTTTCGGGCCGGTGAAGAGAATTGCGTCGAGGCCGTTGAAACGCTTGCGGAGTTGTTGCAGACCAACCATCTAGGCATTCAGGAGGCTGCTGACAGTTCTTTACGCAAGATCGGCGGCAAGGCCACGGTGCAGGCTGTTCTGCCTTTGCTGCGGTCTGATGATGCGCCTGTTCGTAATCTTTCCATGGATATTCTCCGGGAAGTGGGGAGTCAGGATATGGCTTCGCTCATCTCATTGGTTCAGGACGAGGACCCGGATATTCGTATTTTCATGACCGATATTCTGGGCTCGACAGGCAACGTGCTGGCTGTTGAGCCTTTGTGCGAGGCCTTGCTCAAGGACCCTGAAGTGAATGTTCGCTATCAGGCGGCAGTCAGTCTCGGCGAACTCGGAAAACCTGAAGCTGCCCCCTGTTTGAACAAGGCTATCGGGGATGAAGAGTGGGTGCAGTATTCGGTGATCGAAGCCCTGACCAAGATCGGGCATGCCAGTTCGGTGGATGCTTTGGTAAAGGCGTTGGACGGTGCTTCCGACCTAGTGGCATCAATGATTATCGATTCACTGGGAGAGCTGGGCAACGTCAAGGCCGTGAGCATGCTTTTGCGCCGGATGGACGATGCTCCGACAGCTCTCAGAAACAAGATCGTCAAGGCTGTGGTCAGAATTCTTGGCGGCAAGTCGTTGACCCTGTTGAATGAAGAGGAAAGGGAGCGGTTCCGCAAGTACCTGATCGTCGCTCTTGATGATGAGGAAATAGAAATTCAGGATGCTGCTATTCAGGGGCTGGCTCATGTCGGCGGAGAGCTGGCCTCGGAATGTATTTTGCGTATTGCCAGTGCGCTCGATCAGGACCGCGATCAGGAACGCCTGTCCTCAATTATCGGGTCGCTGGCGAAGATAGGGCTGACAGAAGCGCTCAAGGCCGGGATTCTCAGTGATGATACGGATATGGGGCGCGTCTCGGTGCAGGTGTTGTCGTTGATTTCCCCGGATCAATGTGACGGTGAGCATGCGGTCTGCAAGGTGCTGATGGATGCCTTCTGGAAGGTGGGGCTTCCCATTCAGCGTCAGATCGTCAGTGTGGCCGCAGATCGGGGAAGTGAACGCGCGAAGGACTTTTTTATTCGAATTCTTGATGAGCATACAGATGGAACCGTACTCAAGGGGGCCGTGTATTTTCTCGGTGAGAAATTGCGGCTTCAGGAAGTGGCTGGTAAAATCTTTCAACTGCTCGATCATCAGTATGACGACGTGAAGGAAGCGGCGCTTGAGGCGTGTATCGCTATCGGCAGCCCGGAAGTGCAGGAGCATTTTCGGGAAATGTTCGGCAGCGAGGAACCGGTTCATCGGCTCATGGCGACATACGCATTCGGTAAACTTGGTGCGGTGGATAATCTGGAATACCTCAAGCAGGCGCTTGAAGATGAAGTTCCTGATATCCGAAAGGTTGCAATTGAGGCTTTGGCTTCCTCCTGTGATATCAGCAATGATTGGCGTACCTTGGTGCTTCCGAAACTCGACGATGAGAGCAAGGATGTCCGGCTGACGGTGATTGAAGTTATGGGGCAGTGTTATGCTGAGGACTTCATTCCGCATCTGATTGACGCTCTTGATGATGCCGATGATTGGGTCAAGATCCGGGCTGTTGATGCTCTGGGTGAGCATAAGTCAGAGCAGGCTCTGCCGAAATTCGTTGAAATGCTCGGAAGCTCCAATCGTTTTGTCGTCATGAAGGTGATTGAAGGTTTGGGTAATATTGGTGGCACAGCCGCATTTGAGGCGTTGCTTGAGATTACCAACAGTGATGAATACGAGTTGGTGACTGCCGCCGAGGAAGCCATCGTCAAGATTCAGGAATCCCAGGAGTAG